CGCGGGCGGCCTCGGCGACGTCGAACGCTTCGTCCAACTGCGACTCCAGTCGCTCGAAATACTGCCGGTCTTCTTCTCGCATGTTAGAGCCAGAGGTCTAACTCGGTCGCCTCGTCGTGTTCCCGAACCAGCGACTCCTCGAACGTTCGCATGTACAACTCTCCCGCAAACACGGTTGCCGAATCGAGGTGCCCCGCGATTGCTTGGCCCGATCGACGTGAAAGAACGACGTGCGTGTGTGCGAACGGTTCCCCATCGAGGAGCGAGACGTTGCCGACGCAGGAGGCAACTTCGAGCGGTTCGTCGAAACTCACTTCTCGATACTCCTTTTCGTCTTGGTCGTAAAACCATACGTCCGCGTCCTGTACCGCGCCCATGGCGACGAACCACGCGGAATCGACATCCTCGTCTTCTGCCAGCGATTCGATTTCGGCGCGCCAATCCGCGCCATGTCCGAGCCGGGCGACAAACTCCTGTTTCCCGGTGACCTCCCGATAGTTCATGTCTGCATGGAACCGCACCGAGGGCAAAAAAGGTTCAGTATTGCGTTGTTTCCCCGCTATCGTGTTCGTCAAGGTGAACGTTCTCTGGATGGCTTCCATTTCCAGTCACAATCCAAACAGGAATGCGTGGTCACTTCTCGAACGGGAAAGAAAACAAAATGCGTTGTGGGGGGCTGTTCGGAGAACGAAACGAGTTATCGGGGACTATCGCCAGTCCGGTAGCGAGGTTGTGTCTTCTACGCGCATGGAAATCCATGCACCCTCGCATGAGATGTCTGCGATGACGAGTCGCTTCGTGTTCCCGTCATCGTCCACCGAGGCCATGACCTCGGAGTCATCTGCAACCGACACCGACACTGCTGCCGTATCCGGCGTCATACTTTGAGAAAGTGTACCAAAGGATATAAGCACACCGAAACGCTGGCACTCAGTCTAGCTACTGACAGCATTCTGTCTCAAAAATGGACAAAAACGGAAGAAACCACGTATTTCACGAAAGTATTGCATGGTTTCTCGGCTTCTGTCTTGCACTCTGGTCGCTACTTTCCCCTCACATCTCGCTCCACGAATGGCGAAATAATTCGT
The window above is part of the Haladaptatus cibarius D43 genome. Proteins encoded here:
- a CDS encoding PPC domain-containing DNA-binding protein, with product MNYREVTGKQEFVARLGHGADWRAEIESLAEDEDVDSAWFVAMGAVQDADVWFYDQDEKEYREVSFDEPLEVASCVGNVSLLDGEPFAHTHVVLSRRSGQAIAGHLDSATVFAGELYMRTFEESLVREHDEATELDLWL
- a CDS encoding DUF7556 family protein is translated as MTPDTAAVSVSVADDSEVMASVDDDGNTKRLVIADISCEGAWISMRVEDTTSLPDWR